One stretch of Brachyhypopomus gauderio isolate BG-103 chromosome 10, BGAUD_0.2, whole genome shotgun sequence DNA includes these proteins:
- the letmd1 gene encoding LETM1 domain-containing protein 1: MAQSCILLCHRVTAGMAGFYTPKMQVRLNCVNQYSTSRTRHNIGQSIVSTLKRTNEKYERFLQHHFPKFYVLYHTFTRGFRLLFEDAREVHRIKRRMLSNNLDYQKLSYREMEKQRQFRRDMIKAIPLVIISVPPFANYIVFVLMYLFPRQLLIRHFWTPQQLVDFRAVYHEQRARHHQELLSGLQRAAEDIKDGRMKSRLLELCSKVHSGAQPVVSDVHAVRTLFSGPPLSMKRLSTEQMRHLCPLLFLTSRLPVFWIGQRLNRHALELMQLDRAIVHLGIHQLSEMELREACHVRGLNVQFVSPAQCHQWLSQWLQFSTHLKESETSLYLHSMMLLTVNYPKPPCS; the protein is encoded by the exons ATGGCGCAGTCCTGTATATTGTTGTGCCACAGAGTTACTGCGGGCATGGCAGGCTTTTATACGCCTAAGATGCAAGTAAG ATTGAATTGTGTGAACCAGTATTCCACGTCCCGAACAAGACACAACATTGGCCAAAGCATTGTGTCAACACTGAAACGGACCAATGAAAAGTATGAGAGGTTTCTTCAACACCACTTCCCTAAATTCTATGTTCTGTATCATACATTTACAAGAG GATTTCGTCTTCTCTTTGAAGATGCCAGAGAAGTACATAGAATCAAAAGACGGATGCTCAGTAATAACTTAGATTACCAAAAGCTGTCTTATCGTGAAatggagaaacagagacag TTTCGCAGAGACATGATCAAAGCCATTCCTCTTGTGATCATCTCAGTACCTCCCTTTGCAAACTATATAGTGTTTGTTCTTAT GTACCTTTTCCCCCGGCAGCTCCTGATTCGCCACTTCTGGACACCACAGCAACTGGTGGATTTTCGGGCGGTGTACCATGAGCAGAGGGCCCGCCACCATCAGGAGCTGCTCAGTGGCCTGCAGAGGGCAGCAGAGGACATCAAAGATGGCAGAATGAAGAGCCGCCTTCTGGAGCTGTGCAGCAAG GTGCACAGTGGGGCTCAGCCTGTGGTGTCTGATGTTCATGCCGTAAGAACTTTATTCTCTGGCCCTCCACTCAGTATGAAGAGACTGAGCACAGAGCAGATG AGACATCTCTGCCCACTGCTTTTCCTGACGTCCCGCCTCCCTGTCTTCTGGATTGGTCAGCGCTTGAATAGGCATGCTTTAGAGCTCATGCAGTTGGATCGTGCCATTGTCCACCTGGGGATCCATCAACTGAGTGAAATGGAGCTCAGAGAG GCGTGTCACGTGAGAGGCCTGAATGTGCAGTTTGTGAGTCCTGCTCAGTGCCACCAGTGGCTCTCCCAGTGGCTGCAGTTCTCAACACACCTTAAAG AATCAGAGACTTCCTTGTATTTGCACAGCATGATGCTTCTGACGGTGAACTACCCAAAGCCCCCATGTAGCTGA
- the gtsf1 gene encoding gametocyte-specific factor 1, translated as MSTIKFGSSLGASNINSTGNHQSGWEDDAGKSDDAIDPNKLLQCPYDKNHQIRACRFPFHLLKCRKNHPKLASELKTCPFNAKHLMPKHELSHHVENCEDKPRPVSAEEEPSKEMLRKFQVPVSTWRQPVSEDWDKEVDDQADTFVWGVSTNKLSQNKPVPSTINHLTPGLRAPQTLPWKL; from the exons ATGTCTACAATAAAATTTGGATCTAGCCTTGGCGCTTCAAATATCAACTCTACAGGTAATCATCAGTCGGGCTGGGAGGACGACGCAG GAAAATCCGATGATGCCATTGACCCTAACAAATTGCTGCAATGCCCTTACGACAAAAATCATCAGATTCGAGCCTGTCGTTTCCCATTTCATCTTCTAAAATGCCGGAAG AATCATCCCAAGCTAGCAAGTGAACTTAAGACCTGCCCATTCAATGCCAAGCACCTAATGCCAAAGCACGAGCTGTCTCATCACGTTGAAAACTGTGAGGACAAACCACGACCCGTCAGTGCTGAGGAGG AGCCCAGCAAAGAGATGCTCCGGAAGTTTCAAGTCCCTGTCAGCACATGGAGGCAACCCGTAAGTGAGGACTGGGATAAAG AGGTTGATGACCAGGCCGATACGTTTGTGTGGGGCGTGTCTACCAATAAGCTTTCCCAAAATAA GCCTGTGCCTTCCACTATTAACCATTTGACACCTGGACTCCGTGCACCTCAAACACTCCCTTGGAAACTCTGA
- the rprm3 gene encoding reprimo, TP53 dependent G2 arrest mediator homolog 3, with the protein MNASHGLLNRTLTWPGCCNVSAAPSTNDAFGAPFMDDRQQFIMCVVQIAVLCVLSLTVVFGIFFLACNLLIKSQSMIHLLVEDRRPSKEAEIMTA; encoded by the coding sequence ATGAACGCCTCTCACGGACTCCTTAACCGGACTCTGACTTGGCCAGGATGCTGCAACGTCTCTGCTGCGCCTTCCACAAACGACGCGTTTGGAGCGCCTTTTATGGACGACCGACAACAATTTATCATGTGCGTGGTACAAATTGCCGTGCTTTGTGTCTTGTCGCTGACTGTTGTGTTTGGCATTTTTTTCCTTGCTTGTAATCTTCTAATTAAGTCGCAAAGTATGATACATTTATTAGTGGAGGACCGCAGACCGTCGAAAGAAGCGGAAATCATGACCGCGTAA